One window from the genome of Bacillus weihaiensis encodes:
- a CDS encoding 5'-3' exonuclease: MLVYEKENILIVDGMALLFRSFFATSVYGQFMVNSKGIPTNALNGFLKHLISVINYTNPSHIVCCWDMGSKTYRNDLFEGYKANRPEAPVELIPQFDLAKQVTEAFNIKNIGIEGYEADDCIGTLTKMLEKDNQVTIITGDKDILQLLNDNVDVLIFQKGIGNYKHYTKGSYIEEFEIEPTMLIDVKALMGDSSDNYPGVKGIGEKTAFKLVAQYKSIEGILNNLSQLTKSQKSKIENDLEMLHLSRELAEINCSAPLECLIEDIVFKLDEDKALTMLKELELKGIYTLLKDLSMKIEEAI, translated from the coding sequence GTGTTAGTATATGAAAAAGAAAACATTTTAATTGTGGATGGAATGGCTCTTTTATTCCGTTCTTTTTTTGCGACGTCAGTTTATGGTCAGTTCATGGTGAACAGTAAAGGGATCCCAACAAATGCATTAAATGGATTTCTTAAGCACTTAATATCTGTCATTAATTATACAAATCCATCACATATTGTCTGCTGCTGGGACATGGGGAGTAAGACCTATCGAAATGATCTTTTTGAAGGCTATAAAGCAAATCGTCCAGAAGCTCCTGTAGAATTAATACCTCAGTTCGATTTAGCTAAACAAGTCACAGAAGCATTTAATATTAAGAATATTGGGATTGAGGGCTACGAAGCGGATGATTGTATTGGAACACTTACGAAAATGCTTGAAAAGGATAACCAAGTAACAATTATTACTGGGGATAAAGATATTCTTCAATTGCTCAATGACAATGTAGATGTATTAATTTTTCAAAAAGGGATTGGCAATTATAAGCACTATACGAAAGGCTCTTATATAGAAGAATTTGAGATTGAACCTACCATGTTAATTGATGTAAAAGCTCTCATGGGTGATTCTAGTGATAATTATCCTGGAGTAAAGGGAATTGGTGAAAAAACAGCTTTTAAATTAGTCGCGCAATATAAATCTATAGAAGGCATATTGAATAACTTATCCCAACTAACCAAGTCACAAAAATCAAAAATTGAAAATGATCTAGAAATGCTTCATTTATCAAGAGAGTTAGCAGAGATTAATTGTTCAGCACCTCTTGAGTGTTTAATTGAAGATATTGTTTTTAAATTAGATGAGGACAAAGCTTTAACCATGTTGAAAGAACTGGAACTAAAAGGGATTTATACCTTGTTAAAGGACTTGTCGATGAAGATCGAAGAAGCAATATAA
- the sspL gene encoding small, acid-soluble spore protein L: protein MSSEKKGNNRGKKAPSVNPQGYGEDVEFSTEPKSKLENAAKKKNTK from the coding sequence ATGAGTAGTGAAAAAAAAGGAAATAACCGCGGTAAAAAGGCACCCAGTGTCAATCCACAAGGTTATGGAGAAGATGTAGAATTTTCTACTGAACCTAAAAGCAAGTTAGAAAATGCAGCTAAAAAGAAAAATACAAAATAA
- a CDS encoding DUF6123 family protein, giving the protein MHSSVRAYMNFLEEKGFQLGEDALGFIHFGQHYTEANDEKVIVAIELTLKIQKEFDGAFFISLLEMFSHELIESRKQAYKHVKLLGLLS; this is encoded by the coding sequence ATGCATAGTTCAGTAAGAGCTTACATGAATTTTTTAGAGGAAAAAGGGTTCCAGCTTGGTGAGGATGCTCTTGGTTTTATACACTTTGGTCAGCATTACACTGAGGCAAATGACGAAAAGGTAATTGTTGCAATTGAGCTTACATTAAAAATTCAAAAAGAATTCGATGGGGCTTTTTTTATCTCTTTGTTGGAGATGTTTAGTCATGAGTTAATTGAAAGCCGCAAACAAGCATATAAACATGTTAAACTGCTAGGGCTCTTATCATAA
- a CDS encoding DMT family transporter, translating to MKKLYADGSLLFVAFIWGATFVVVQQAIAFVPPLLFNSIRFLLAILLLLPFVKRSSLHNKPSNTLLFSGILLGFFLFIGYAFQTVGLLFTTSSKAGFITGLSVIIVPLLSILILKDKPRSIVFLSAIIGAIGLYLLSISDLNGLNFGDLLVLVCAIGFALHIIYTGKYAKNFNPLFLTITQLLTVSILSLISSLIFEDYSHITYHDFIQRDVIIALLTTSFLATAVAFFVQTKYQRVTSAARVALIFAMEPVFAAITAYLMLGERLTEKGMIGCLFIFTAMLVAELPGIPFKKSKPSLYEKA from the coding sequence ATGAAAAAATTATATGCCGATGGTAGCCTTCTATTTGTAGCTTTTATATGGGGGGCGACATTTGTAGTTGTTCAACAGGCAATAGCATTCGTACCACCATTATTATTTAACAGCATCCGATTTCTTCTAGCTATATTACTACTCTTACCTTTTGTTAAAAGATCGTCGCTACATAATAAACCTTCAAATACGCTACTTTTTTCAGGTATTCTTTTAGGTTTCTTTTTATTTATAGGCTATGCTTTTCAAACGGTTGGATTATTATTTACTACTTCATCTAAAGCCGGATTTATTACGGGTTTGAGTGTGATTATTGTTCCACTTTTATCTATACTTATTTTAAAGGACAAACCTAGATCCATCGTTTTTCTTAGTGCAATAATTGGAGCAATAGGGCTTTATTTGCTTAGTATTTCAGATCTTAACGGGTTAAATTTTGGTGACTTACTAGTACTTGTATGCGCAATTGGTTTTGCTCTTCATATTATTTACACTGGTAAATACGCAAAGAACTTTAACCCTTTATTCTTAACCATTACACAACTTTTAACAGTTTCAATACTGAGCTTGATTAGCTCATTGATCTTTGAAGATTATTCACATATCACCTATCATGATTTTATTCAACGTGATGTGATAATCGCTCTATTAACAACATCCTTTTTAGCGACTGCAGTAGCGTTTTTTGTCCAAACAAAATATCAGAGGGTTACTTCAGCTGCTAGGGTAGCCTTAATCTTTGCTATGGAACCTGTTTTTGCTGCCATAACGGCTTACCTCATGTTAGGTGAAAGATTAACGGAGAAAGGAATGATAGGTTGCTTATTTATTTTTACAGCTATGCTAGTTGCGGAATTACCAGGAATTCCATTTAAAAAATCAAAACCATCCTTATATGAAAAGGCTTAA
- a CDS encoding reverse transcriptase-like protein encodes MIEVYVDGASAGDPGPSGAGIFIKGHGKAETYSFPLGLMSNHEAEYVALIKGMEICLEKGYSVASFRTDSQLVDRAVEKKYVKNQLFSPFLQRILELSVEFDLFFIKWIPSKENKVADQLARSAILTNKDNESF; translated from the coding sequence ATGATTGAAGTTTATGTTGATGGAGCTAGCGCAGGAGATCCAGGTCCATCTGGTGCTGGAATTTTCATTAAAGGTCATGGGAAGGCCGAAACTTATTCTTTCCCACTTGGACTAATGTCAAACCATGAGGCAGAATATGTTGCCTTAATAAAAGGGATGGAAATATGTCTTGAAAAAGGGTACTCTGTTGCTTCATTTCGAACAGATTCGCAATTAGTAGACCGAGCTGTTGAAAAAAAATATGTTAAAAATCAATTATTTTCCCCTTTTCTCCAACGCATTTTGGAATTATCAGTAGAATTTGATTTATTTTTCATTAAATGGATACCGAGTAAGGAGAATAAGGTAGCAGATCAACTAGCAAGATCGGCTATCCTTACAAATAAAGATAATGAATCGTTTTAA
- a CDS encoding ribonuclease H family protein has product MKYRIEWVYLTKKKAEAVLSSDFITLNEAIIFAEDFLNTGRVKELTFFSEDDQSWTLKELKKLTEILVDEPHDVVAYFDGGFQKHTGDAGYGVVIYFTQNKMRYRIRMNEKVEGLDSNNEAEYAAIAYLVEVLHDNGISKQSVIFKGDSQVVLNQLSGEWPCYEEEFNKWLDKIEGRLAELKIKPIYEAIPRKDNDEADKLATQAINGIQINSKSMISEEK; this is encoded by the coding sequence ATGAAATACAGAATTGAATGGGTATACTTAACGAAAAAAAAAGCTGAAGCCGTTCTTTCATCAGACTTTATCACATTGAATGAAGCCATTATATTTGCAGAGGATTTTCTGAATACTGGGCGAGTAAAAGAACTAACATTTTTTTCGGAGGACGACCAGTCTTGGACGTTAAAGGAACTAAAAAAATTAACAGAAATTCTAGTGGATGAACCTCACGATGTAGTAGCCTATTTTGATGGAGGCTTTCAAAAACATACAGGTGATGCAGGTTATGGAGTGGTTATCTATTTCACTCAAAATAAAATGCGTTACAGAATTCGTATGAACGAAAAAGTTGAAGGGTTAGATTCAAATAATGAAGCTGAATATGCTGCAATAGCATATCTTGTTGAGGTGCTTCATGACAATGGTATCAGTAAGCAGTCTGTCATTTTTAAAGGAGATTCTCAAGTAGTGTTAAATCAATTATCTGGAGAATGGCCATGTTATGAAGAAGAATTTAATAAATGGCTTGATAAGATAGAAGGAAGATTAGCTGAACTGAAAATAAAGCCGATTTATGAAGCTATACCAAGAAAAGATAACGATGAAGCAGATAAATTGGCAACTCAAGCTATTAATGGAATACAAATAAATAGTAAAAGTATGATAAGTGAGGAAAAGTAG
- a CDS encoding zinc-finger domain-containing protein: MNKKETIQKISVLIETYCEDCLLKKHFREEKGKRYAHSFCINQCTIGEKIKQIGEKLT, encoded by the coding sequence ATGAACAAAAAAGAAACTATACAAAAGATCAGTGTTCTAATTGAGACGTATTGTGAAGATTGTTTGTTAAAGAAGCATTTTCGTGAGGAAAAAGGGAAAAGATACGCGCATTCTTTCTGTATTAATCAATGCACGATTGGAGAAAAAATTAAACAGATAGGTGAAAAACTTACGTAA
- a CDS encoding DUF2564 family protein, producing the protein MDQINHTGLISGMNDLSQLEAAVKSAQKMVGSATMQMDSEAMNHAKKAIDDAKSIMNRVNQTGVDQDLIQQQEKLLDQCEHQLIEAKDS; encoded by the coding sequence ATGGATCAAATAAATCATACAGGATTAATAAGTGGTATGAACGACTTAAGTCAGCTAGAAGCAGCAGTAAAATCTGCTCAAAAAATGGTAGGTTCTGCAACTATGCAAATGGATTCTGAAGCAATGAATCATGCGAAAAAAGCTATCGATGATGCAAAGAGTATTATGAATCGCGTAAATCAAACGGGAGTAGATCAAGACCTTATTCAACAACAAGAAAAACTCTTAGATCAATGTGAACATCAATTAATAGAAGCAAAAGATTCCTAA
- the cspD gene encoding cold-shock protein CspD, whose protein sequence is MQNGKVKWFNNEKGFGFIEVEGGDDVFVHFTAIQGEGYKSLEEGQEVSFEIVEGNRGPQAANVTKL, encoded by the coding sequence ATGCAGAATGGTAAAGTTAAATGGTTTAACAATGAAAAAGGTTTCGGTTTCATCGAAGTTGAAGGTGGAGACGATGTATTCGTACATTTCACAGCTATCCAAGGTGAGGGGTATAAATCTTTAGAAGAAGGTCAAGAAGTTTCTTTCGAAATTGTTGAAGGTAACCGTGGACCTCAAGCTGCTAACGTAACAAAGTTATAA
- a CDS encoding phosphocarrier protein HPr, with product MVEKSFKITQEAGLHARPATALVNAVNSFTCDVNLEANGRTVNLKSIMGVMSLGISKGTVIKITANGSDEKEALEAVERAIATENLGE from the coding sequence ATGGTAGAAAAATCGTTTAAAATTACTCAAGAAGCTGGATTGCATGCTAGACCAGCTACAGCATTAGTTAATGCAGTTAATTCTTTTACATGTGATGTCAATCTGGAGGCAAATGGTCGTACTGTAAACTTAAAATCCATTATGGGTGTTATGTCTCTTGGGATCTCTAAAGGAACAGTAATTAAGATTACTGCTAATGGTAGTGATGAGAAGGAAGCATTAGAGGCTGTAGAAAGAGCTATAGCTACTGAAAATTTAGGTGAATAA
- a CDS encoding class I SAM-dependent methyltransferase, which translates to MKWSNDEHNNWDNKALSWHQNSENMWENGSRKSIIPFFSQYVQKGMNVLDLGCGDGYGSLKLNQIGGYNVIGIDLSPEMIKLALTRKKEGLQFREASILDLPFQANTFDGLLSINCLEWTSDPYRALQNVYSVLREQGKFCIAILGPTAFPREESFFRLYGKRTFCHTIMPWEFERMAIENGWRILDGYGVYKKGVKEDLVKNLSVELKQSLSFMWVFMLEKYHAG; encoded by the coding sequence ATGAAATGGTCGAATGACGAGCATAATAATTGGGATAATAAAGCCTTGTCCTGGCATCAAAATTCAGAAAATATGTGGGAGAATGGAAGTAGAAAATCTATCATTCCTTTTTTCAGTCAGTATGTTCAAAAAGGAATGAATGTACTAGACCTTGGATGTGGTGATGGGTATGGTTCATTAAAATTAAATCAGATAGGGGGGTATAATGTTATCGGTATTGACCTTTCACCTGAAATGATTAAGTTGGCATTAACTCGTAAGAAAGAAGGATTACAATTTAGGGAAGCTTCCATATTAGATCTACCGTTCCAAGCAAATACATTTGATGGTCTACTATCAATAAATTGCTTAGAATGGACATCAGATCCTTATAGAGCGTTACAAAATGTATATAGCGTATTAAGGGAACAAGGGAAATTCTGTATCGCTATATTAGGGCCTACAGCATTTCCCCGTGAGGAAAGCTTTTTTAGATTGTATGGAAAACGAACTTTTTGCCACACAATCATGCCTTGGGAGTTTGAAAGGATGGCAATAGAAAATGGATGGAGAATACTTGATGGATATGGGGTATATAAGAAAGGCGTAAAAGAAGATCTCGTGAAAAATTTATCCGTTGAATTAAAACAATCTCTCTCCTTTATGTGGGTATTCATGCTTGAGAAATATCATGCTGGATAA
- a CDS encoding metal-dependent hydrolase, translated as MDTSTHITMGFGLAGLAYLDPTVSSNPDLANAVLLGTVLGSNAPDFDYIIKLVKGNGMYTEHHRGLSHSVPALILWSIFVSGVVFILQPSVQYFPLFYWTLIAVILHVCFDMMNAYGTQAGRPFTTRWISFNFIPLFDPMIIGAHFIGFSFWFFGFHPGLTFAIIYFVIFIYIFIRYERFRNNRKYIMDQTKMEGIYTLIPRVWIHKWDVVLETESTYYVGTLTHKELHWIHFIEKHDPFCPYILSSLKDKNVKHFLANSKHTYALFVPEPNGYEVRWIDLRFRDKNNYPYMAVVKLDKDRNILFSFTGWMNRSKKVKKDLISTNKGAIQL; from the coding sequence ATGGACACAAGTACTCATATCACAATGGGCTTTGGTTTGGCAGGTTTAGCTTACTTAGATCCAACTGTTTCCTCTAATCCAGATCTCGCAAATGCTGTATTGCTCGGAACCGTTTTAGGTTCTAATGCACCTGATTTTGATTATATTATTAAGCTTGTTAAGGGAAACGGAATGTATACAGAGCATCATCGTGGACTCTCCCATTCAGTGCCTGCTCTAATCCTATGGTCGATTTTTGTTTCCGGAGTTGTATTCATCCTCCAGCCAAGCGTCCAGTATTTCCCTCTATTTTATTGGACACTTATAGCCGTTATCCTTCATGTTTGTTTTGATATGATGAATGCTTATGGAACACAAGCTGGTAGACCATTTACAACTAGATGGATTTCATTCAACTTTATCCCTTTATTCGACCCCATGATTATTGGTGCTCATTTTATAGGTTTCAGTTTTTGGTTTTTTGGGTTTCATCCTGGTTTAACTTTTGCCATTATTTATTTTGTTATTTTCATCTATATTTTCATACGTTATGAACGTTTCAGAAACAACAGGAAGTACATTATGGATCAAACTAAAATGGAAGGTATATATACTTTAATTCCTCGTGTTTGGATCCATAAGTGGGATGTCGTTCTAGAAACTGAATCTACATACTATGTAGGTACATTAACTCACAAAGAATTACATTGGATTCACTTCATTGAGAAGCATGATCCATTCTGTCCTTACATCCTTTCATCTTTAAAAGATAAGAATGTTAAGCATTTTCTTGCAAATTCAAAGCACACCTATGCTCTCTTTGTACCTGAACCTAATGGCTATGAAGTAAGATGGATCGATTTACGATTTAGAGATAAAAATAATTACCCTTATATGGCTGTAGTAAAACTTGATAAAGATCGAAACATACTATTCTCCTTTACCGGGTGGATGAACAGGTCAAAAAAAGTGAAAAAAGATCTTATTTCTACCAATAAAGGAGCTATTCAGCTCTAA
- a CDS encoding diglucosyl diacylglycerol synthase — MKSNSKVLILTAKYGNGHVQVAKTLEKKCKELGYKEVIVCNLYSESFPIFSEITQYLYLKSFSIGKQFYRLFYYGVDKIYNKRMMNLYFKMGHKRLHQIVTSEQPDMIINTFPMIVVPEYRRKTGTVIPTFNVLTDFCLHRIWVHENIDKYYVATNHVKEKLLRLGINPSMIKVTGIPIRSQFQENLNVIDIHNKYHLDPTKKILLIMAGAHGVLKNVKELCQSFISKSDQIQTVIVCGNNTLLFESLQPLAEAYPQALKVLSYVERIDELYRVAACMITKPGGITLTEATALGVPVVLYKPVPGQEKENAHYFEQNNAAVVINQIEDIVKEVTTLLSDETRLQEMKANIKKIHVSYSADLILEDMVRECEYIRNKKMMIGSVNY; from the coding sequence TTGAAAAGCAACTCTAAGGTGTTAATTTTAACCGCAAAGTATGGCAATGGTCATGTCCAAGTTGCCAAAACATTAGAAAAAAAGTGTAAAGAATTGGGCTATAAAGAAGTGATTGTATGTAATCTTTACTCAGAATCATTTCCTATTTTTTCAGAAATAACCCAATATTTATACCTAAAAAGTTTTTCCATTGGTAAACAGTTTTACAGACTTTTTTATTACGGAGTAGACAAAATTTACAATAAACGCATGATGAACTTATATTTTAAAATGGGTCATAAAAGGCTGCATCAAATTGTAACTAGCGAACAACCAGACATGATTATTAATACTTTCCCTATGATTGTTGTACCTGAATATCGAAGAAAAACTGGAACTGTTATTCCGACGTTTAATGTATTAACAGATTTTTGTTTACACCGCATTTGGGTACATGAAAACATAGATAAATACTATGTTGCAACAAATCATGTAAAGGAGAAGTTACTACGATTAGGTATCAATCCTAGCATGATAAAAGTAACTGGAATACCTATTCGTTCACAATTCCAAGAGAACCTGAATGTAATTGACATTCACAATAAATATCATTTAGATCCAACGAAGAAAATCCTTCTCATAATGGCAGGAGCTCACGGTGTTTTAAAGAATGTCAAAGAGCTGTGTCAGTCCTTTATTTCAAAGAGTGATCAGATTCAAACCGTGATAGTATGCGGAAATAACACCTTACTGTTCGAAAGTTTGCAACCTCTAGCCGAGGCATACCCACAAGCATTAAAAGTATTAAGCTACGTAGAGCGAATTGACGAGTTATACAGGGTTGCAGCATGTATGATTACCAAACCAGGCGGTATTACATTAACAGAAGCCACTGCACTAGGTGTACCTGTAGTTCTTTATAAACCTGTTCCGGGACAAGAAAAAGAGAACGCTCATTATTTTGAACAAAATAATGCAGCGGTTGTCATAAACCAAATTGAAGATATAGTGAAAGAGGTGACAACTTTATTATCGGATGAAACAAGACTTCAAGAAATGAAAGCCAACATAAAAAAAATTCATGTTTCATATTCAGCAGATTTAATACTAGAAGATATGGTAAGAGAGTGTGAATATATTAGAAATAAAAAAATGATGATTGGTTCTGTAAATTATTGA
- the metA gene encoding homoserine O-acetyltransferase MetA, which translates to MPINIPSDLPAKEILEQENIFVMDESRAYTQDIRPLNIVILNIMPEKEKTETQLLRLLGNSPLQLNITFLRPETHLSKTTSKEHLEAFYTTFKYIQHKKFDGMIITGAPIEHLEFHEVSYWSELETIMNWSQAHVTSTLHICWGAQAGLFHHYGVNKYQLEKKCFGIFEHEIVKPTVKLLRGFDDLYYVPHSRHTDVSKQEIEKVPSLEILSISDEAGVCLVMSKDGKQIFLTGHPEYDVYSLKDEYERDIARGLEIDIPTNYFRNNDPTKKPIQCWKSHANLLFVNWLNYYVYQETPYVWD; encoded by the coding sequence ATGCCAATAAATATCCCTAGCGATTTACCAGCTAAAGAAATACTTGAGCAAGAGAATATCTTTGTAATGGATGAAAGCCGTGCCTATACACAGGATATTCGCCCACTTAATATTGTGATCTTAAACATTATGCCTGAAAAAGAAAAAACAGAAACGCAGCTTTTAAGATTACTAGGAAACTCTCCACTTCAATTGAACATAACATTCTTAAGACCTGAAACGCATCTTTCAAAAACGACCAGTAAGGAACATTTAGAAGCATTCTACACCACATTTAAATATATTCAACATAAAAAGTTTGATGGAATGATTATTACAGGTGCACCCATTGAGCATTTAGAATTTCATGAGGTTTCCTATTGGTCTGAGCTTGAGACCATTATGAATTGGTCTCAAGCTCATGTTACCTCAACTTTACATATTTGTTGGGGAGCACAAGCAGGACTTTTCCACCATTATGGCGTAAATAAATATCAATTGGAAAAAAAATGCTTTGGCATTTTTGAACATGAAATTGTAAAGCCTACAGTAAAATTATTGAGAGGATTTGATGATCTATACTATGTTCCTCATTCGAGACATACAGATGTTAGTAAGCAGGAGATAGAGAAAGTACCATCCCTTGAAATCCTTTCAATTTCTGATGAAGCTGGTGTTTGTTTAGTTATGTCAAAAGATGGAAAGCAGATTTTTCTAACTGGACATCCTGAATACGATGTCTACTCCTTAAAGGATGAGTATGAAAGGGACATAGCTCGAGGATTAGAAATAGATATACCTACAAATTACTTTAGAAATAATGACCCAACAAAAAAACCTATTCAATGCTGGAAATCTCATGCAAATCTACTATTCGTAAATTGGTTAAACTACTATGTTTATCAAGAGACTCCATATGTATGGGACTAA
- a CDS encoding formate--tetrahydrofolate ligase: MEKKNGYKTDIQIAQETQLIPIKELVENDLDVKQDEVDLYGKYKAKLSLHILDRLNEKKDGQIILVTSINPTAAGEGKSTVTVGLAQALNKLNKKAIVAMREPSLGPTMGLKGGATGGGYSQVLPMEDINLHFTGDIHAITSANNALASFIDNHIHQGNECRIDPRRITWRRVLDLNDRSLRNVTIGLGGPTNGVPREEHFDITVASEIMAILCLASNLRDLRKRLSQIVVGFTFGNEPVTVAHLGYEGALTLILKEALKPNLVQTIEHTPAIIHGGPFANIAHGCNSLIATKMAAKLGDYVVTEAGFGADLGAEKFLNIKSRIGKITPSAVVIVATVRALKMHGGLNKKELKNENIQALKEGIPNLQKQIETIQSFGLPYVVAINKFLMDTDSEISTLLDWCYEEKHPAVLCEVWEHGGQGGVRLAEKVLETIDQSQNQFHYLYKEEDTIKQKIFTISSEVYGATSVQYTSKALKQIIEYEKFGWGELPVCIAKTQYSLTDEPTILGKPENFSITIRELKISKGAGFIVALAGNIMTMPGLPSKPAALNMNVTEEGYAVGLF; this comes from the coding sequence ATGGAGAAGAAAAATGGCTATAAAACAGATATTCAAATCGCGCAAGAAACTCAGCTAATCCCAATTAAAGAATTAGTTGAGAACGATCTCGATGTGAAGCAAGATGAAGTAGATTTATATGGAAAATACAAAGCGAAGCTATCATTACATATATTAGACCGTTTAAATGAGAAGAAAGATGGACAAATCATTTTAGTTACATCTATTAACCCAACGGCTGCAGGTGAGGGGAAATCAACTGTAACGGTTGGTCTTGCTCAAGCTTTAAACAAATTAAATAAAAAAGCCATTGTCGCTATGAGGGAACCATCTTTAGGACCAACAATGGGCTTAAAGGGAGGCGCAACAGGAGGAGGTTACTCACAGGTATTACCAATGGAGGACATTAACTTACATTTCACAGGGGATATTCATGCAATTACCTCGGCTAATAATGCGCTAGCTTCATTTATTGATAATCATATACATCAAGGAAATGAGTGTAGGATTGACCCGAGGCGTATAACCTGGAGGAGGGTACTTGACTTAAATGATCGATCCTTACGAAATGTTACGATTGGACTTGGTGGACCTACTAATGGAGTACCGAGGGAAGAGCACTTTGATATTACAGTTGCATCTGAAATAATGGCTATATTATGCCTTGCAAGTAATTTACGTGATCTTCGAAAACGCTTATCACAAATTGTTGTAGGATTTACTTTTGGTAATGAACCGGTCACTGTTGCTCATCTAGGTTATGAAGGGGCCTTAACGCTGATACTAAAAGAAGCCTTAAAGCCTAATTTAGTTCAAACAATTGAACATACTCCTGCTATTATTCATGGAGGACCTTTTGCAAATATTGCGCATGGCTGCAACAGTTTAATTGCAACAAAAATGGCAGCGAAGTTAGGAGATTATGTGGTTACAGAGGCTGGTTTTGGTGCTGATTTAGGTGCGGAGAAATTTCTCAATATTAAATCTAGAATTGGGAAAATAACACCTTCAGCCGTAGTCATCGTAGCAACGGTACGTGCATTAAAAATGCATGGAGGGTTAAATAAAAAAGAATTAAAGAATGAAAATATTCAAGCGTTAAAAGAGGGCATTCCTAATTTACAGAAGCAAATCGAAACGATACAGTCTTTTGGTTTACCATATGTTGTGGCAATAAATAAATTTTTGATGGATACAGATTCAGAAATTTCAACTTTGTTGGATTGGTGTTATGAAGAAAAACACCCTGCCGTTTTATGTGAAGTTTGGGAGCATGGTGGTCAAGGTGGAGTGAGATTAGCTGAAAAAGTACTAGAAACAATTGATCAATCACAAAATCAATTCCATTATCTATACAAGGAAGAAGATACGATTAAACAAAAAATCTTTACTATATCAAGTGAGGTTTATGGCGCAACAAGTGTTCAATATACCTCAAAGGCCTTAAAACAAATTATTGAATATGAAAAATTTGGATGGGGAGAATTACCTGTATGTATAGCAAAAACTCAATATTCTTTAACTGATGAACCGACTATATTGGGTAAGCCTGAAAATTTTTCCATAACAATTCGTGAGCTCAAGATTTCCAAAGGTGCAGGGTTTATCGTTGCGCTCGCAGGTAATATTATGACAATGCCAGGTTTACCATCTAAACCAGCTGCACTTAACATGAATGTAACAGAAGAGGGATACGCTGTTGGTCTCTTTTAG
- a CDS encoding glutathione peroxidase, with the protein MDLYNFEVETIRGEKKTLGEFKDHVLLIVNTASKCGFTPQYKELQALYDEFKDQKFVVLGFPSNQFMGQEPGDNQDIESFCEINYGVSFPMFAKIDVKGEHAHPLFTFLTQEAPGLLGSKAIKWNFTKFLVGPTGEVIGRYSPNTNPMEIKPDIQKLFT; encoded by the coding sequence TTGGACTTATATAATTTCGAGGTTGAAACGATAAGAGGAGAAAAAAAGACATTAGGGGAATTTAAGGACCACGTCTTATTAATTGTAAATACAGCAAGTAAATGTGGTTTTACACCTCAGTATAAAGAGCTCCAAGCATTATACGACGAATTTAAGGATCAAAAATTTGTTGTACTAGGTTTTCCTAGTAATCAATTTATGGGGCAGGAGCCTGGAGATAACCAGGACATAGAAAGCTTCTGTGAGATCAATTATGGAGTAAGCTTTCCAATGTTTGCTAAAATTGATGTCAAGGGAGAACATGCACATCCATTATTTACATTTTTAACTCAAGAGGCACCCGGTCTACTAGGGAGTAAAGCGATTAAATGGAATTTCACAAAATTTTTAGTAGGTCCAACTGGTGAAGTAATAGGGAGATATTCACCAAATACTAATCCAATGGAAATTAAACCAGATATTCAAAAATTATTTACATAA